Sequence from the Symbiopectobacterium purcellii genome:
ATCCGGCGAATTATTTAGCATATTCCCCGCGTTTCGACAGGGGTTCTGTTTTTTTTTCTGAAAAAAGACGCCCCCATTTTTGTGCAATGCACACCACCTTGCACAGCCGCAGGGCATATACATAATATAAAACAGCTAAAAATGTGCATCATGCACAGATAACCTTATTCTGTTTATCCATCTTTTTATGCCGTAAAACGGGCACGGATATTGCTGTATTTCCCACGTTTTTATCAGCCCTACTGTGGGCATACCAGAGGAATGCAATGATGTCGGCTCAAAACGAATTCCCCCTTAGCGAAGCCCCCAAAGAGGGACGCAAGGGATTACTATCTATCTCCATGGTGCTCTTCAGCTTTACCTTTTTTACCGGCACCATGTTTGCTGGCGGAAAAATCGGCGTCGCTTTCAATATCGTTGATATGTTGTGGGTAGCGATCATCGGTAATGTTTTGCTGGCCACGTATGCTGCCGCGCTGGCCCTGATCGCCGCACGCAGCGGCCTGAATTCAGTACTGATGGGACGTTTTTGCTTTGGTGAACACGGCAGTAAACTCTCTGATTTTCTGCTCGGCTTTGCCGAACTGGGCTGGTACGCCTGGGGAACAGCCACGGTAGCGATTGCACTGGTCAAGCTGTTGGCTCTGCCGGAGAGCGTCACGTCGCTGTTGATGGTGCTGTTTGGCCTCGGCTTCTGCCTGACCGCCATCGTCGGCTACAAAGGGTTGGATGCGCTGTCACGCATCTCTGTACCACTGATGTTTGTGATGCTGATTGTCTCCATGTGGATTGCCACGCATGACGTCGGCGGCTGGCAAGGGTTGGCGAAAAGGGTGCCGGACCAAACCATGAGCTTTTCTGCCGCCATCACTATGGTGTTCGGCACCTTCGCCAGTGGTGCCACGCAAGCCACCAACTGGACACGCCTGGCACGTAGCGGCCGTATCGCCGTCAGTGCCAGCTTTATCAGTTTCCTCGGCGGTAATGGGTTGATGATTATTTCCGGGGCTTACTGTGCCATCGTCTACAAGCAGGCTGATATCGTAGCCGTGATGATGTTGCAGGGGCTCTCGATCGCTGCGGTGATCATGCTGTGTCTGAACCTGTGGACCATCCAAGGACCGACCATCTACAACGTTTCCGCCGCGGCCTGCCACCTGCTGCGCAGTGAGCGACGTCGTACCCTGACGCTGATTGGCGCTGCCATCAGTATTGTGCTCGCCATTGGCGGCATGTATGAAATGCTGATTCCGTTTCTGATCCTGCTGGGATCGATCATTCCTCCGATTGGTGGGGTCATCATGGCGGACTATGTTTTCCGCTATCGCGGCCAGTACCCTTCCCTGCACTCCACCACGCTGCCTCGCTTCAACTATATCGGCCTCAGTGCCTATGCCATCGGTGCCGTTCTGGCTTATTTGTCGCCGTGGATTGCACCACTGGTAGGGATTGCCGCTTCGGCAGGCAGCTATGTGTTGCTGAGCGTACTGGCAAAACGTTTTGCGCCAGCTCTGGCGCTGTCAGGAGAGTAAATCATGAACCTCACGGTGGGTGACATTCTGGCACTGCCGGGGCTTGAAGCTCTGCGGCTGCGTGCTGGTCAACGCCACTGCCATCGACCAGTACGCTGGTATTACGTGGCAGAAAACGAAGGGATCGCCGATTGGGTCATGGGCGGTGAACTGGTGTTCGTCACCGGCATCAACCATACCCGCGATGAAGCGAACCTGCTGCGTTTGTTGCAGGAAGGCCACCAGAACGGCATCGCCGGGATGGTTATTCTCACCGGTGAGGCGTTTATTCACGCGATCCCTGATTCTGTGGTTGCACAGGCGGATGCGCTGGGTATTCCCCTGATAGAACAGCCCTACATGCTGAAAATGGTCATCGTCACACAGCTTGTGGGCACGGCGCTGGTACAACGCGACAGCCTGCTACGTTCACAGCGGGAAATTTTGACCCAACTGCTTACCGGCGATTACCCCAGCATCGAACTGACGCGTCAACGTGCTTCACATTTACAGTTAACGCTGAACCGCCCGCACCGGGTGATTACTCTGCGCCTGTCAGGTATCCCCGCATTGTTTGATAACGCGCCGCCGGACCGTGCCGAAGCGCAGCTACAAGCCGCGCGTCAGGCGCTGCGACAGGCGCTTGAAGAGCGGCTTGCCACTCTGCCTGCTTCGCTGCCGCTGGTCACGCTAGGTGAACTGTTTATTCTGTTCTGGCCAGAAGTGGATGCAGCGTTTCTTGATGGCAAAGCCTGGCTGGGAGAAATGCGCCAGTCTTTAAGCCCATCGCTCCAACCGCTGTCGCTATTTTGTGGCCTCTCTTGCACAGTCACCCAGGCACACCATTACCGGCGTGGATTGGGCGAGGCGCGACGCGCGTTGGAAGTGGCTGAAAGCATGCGTCCTGACAAAGGGATATGTGATTTTAGCGCCTTGGGCGTGCTGCAATTGCTGACAGCGATTCCCGACCAAGAGTTGCTCAACCGCTTTATGAAGGAAACACTGGGGCCGCTGTTTGCCACCAACCGTAAACATCCGGCGCTGTTGATCGACACGCTGGAGGCAATATTGCAAGAAAACGGCAACGTGATCAAAGCCGCCGAGCGTCTCGGCATTCACCGCAACACCCTCAATCAACGCTTGCAACGGATCGAACGTCAATCCGACCACCGCGTGAACGATCCGCAGTGGCGGCTGAACGTCTCCGTTGCCCTCTTAATCTGGCGCATGTCTCATGCGCAACAGCAGGAGTTTCTATGAA
This genomic interval carries:
- the codB gene encoding cytosine permease, producing MSAQNEFPLSEAPKEGRKGLLSISMVLFSFTFFTGTMFAGGKIGVAFNIVDMLWVAIIGNVLLATYAAALALIAARSGLNSVLMGRFCFGEHGSKLSDFLLGFAELGWYAWGTATVAIALVKLLALPESVTSLLMVLFGLGFCLTAIVGYKGLDALSRISVPLMFVMLIVSMWIATHDVGGWQGLAKRVPDQTMSFSAAITMVFGTFASGATQATNWTRLARSGRIAVSASFISFLGGNGLMIISGAYCAIVYKQADIVAVMMLQGLSIAAVIMLCLNLWTIQGPTIYNVSAAACHLLRSERRRTLTLIGAAISIVLAIGGMYEMLIPFLILLGSIIPPIGGVIMADYVFRYRGQYPSLHSTTLPRFNYIGLSAYAIGAVLAYLSPWIAPLVGIAASAGSYVLLSVLAKRFAPALALSGE
- a CDS encoding PucR family transcriptional regulator, producing the protein MNLTVGDILALPGLEALRLRAGQRHCHRPVRWYYVAENEGIADWVMGGELVFVTGINHTRDEANLLRLLQEGHQNGIAGMVILTGEAFIHAIPDSVVAQADALGIPLIEQPYMLKMVIVTQLVGTALVQRDSLLRSQREILTQLLTGDYPSIELTRQRASHLQLTLNRPHRVITLRLSGIPALFDNAPPDRAEAQLQAARQALRQALEERLATLPASLPLVTLGELFILFWPEVDAAFLDGKAWLGEMRQSLSPSLQPLSLFCGLSCTVTQAHHYRRGLGEARRALEVAESMRPDKGICDFSALGVLQLLTAIPDQELLNRFMKETLGPLFATNRKHPALLIDTLEAILQENGNVIKAAERLGIHRNTLNQRLQRIERQSDHRVNDPQWRLNVSVALLIWRMSHAQQQEFL